From one Neofelis nebulosa isolate mNeoNeb1 chromosome 4, mNeoNeb1.pri, whole genome shotgun sequence genomic stretch:
- the LOC131511068 gene encoding LOW QUALITY PROTEIN: small ribosomal subunit protein eS8-like (The sequence of the model RefSeq protein was modified relative to this genomic sequence to represent the inferred CDS: substituted 2 bases at 2 genomic stop codons) — MGISRDNWHKHRKTGGKRKPXHETRKXELGRPAADTKIGPRRIPAVRIRGGSKRERVLRLDVGNFSWGSECCTRKTKITDVVYNASNNELVRTKTLVKKRIVLIDRTQYRQWYESHYALPLGHKKGAKLTPEEEEILNKKRSKKIQKKYDERKKNAKISSLLEERFQQGKLLACIASRPGQSGQADGYVLEGKELEFYLRKIKARKGK; from the coding sequence ATGGGCATCTCTCGGGACAACTGGCACAAACACCGCAAGACCGGGGGCAAGAGAAAGCCCTAGCACGAGACGCGGAAGTAGGAGCTGGGACGTCCCGCTGCCGACACTAAGATTGGCCCCCGCCGTATACCTGCAGTCCGAATTCGGGGAGGCAGTAAGAGGGAGCGTGTCTTGAGGCTGGACGTGGGCAACTTCTCCTGGGGCTCTGAGTGTTGTACGCGCAAAACAAAGATTACTGATGTTGTCTACAATGCATCCAACAACGAACTGGTCCGCACCAAGACCTTGGTGAAGAAACGTATCGTGCTCATTGATCGCACACAGTACCGGCAGTGGTACGAGTCTCACTATGCACTGCCCCTGGGCCACAAGAAGGGGGCCAAGCTGACTCCCGAGGAGGAggagattttaaacaaaaaacgatcaaagaaaattcagaagaaatatgatgaaaggaaaaagaatgccAAAATAAGCAGTCTTCTGGAGGAGCGGTTCCAGCAGGGCAAGCTTCTTGCATGCATCGCTTCAAGACCAGGCCAGAGTGGCCAAGCAGATGGCTATGTGCTGGAGGGCAAGGAGCTAGAGTTCTATCTGAGGAAAATTAAAGCCCGGAAAGGCAAATAA
- the LOC131511079 gene encoding olfactory receptor 7D4-like: MEAENHTRVSEFFLRGLSDDPELQPLLFGLFLFMYLVTVLGNLLIILAILSDSNLHTPMYFFLSNLSSVDICFISTTVPKMLVNIQAQSKDISYPGCLTQLYFFMIFAGMDGFLLTVMAYDRFVAICHPLHYTVIMNPRLCGLLVLVCWLIIFWVSLIHVLLVRRLTFCTGTEIPHFFCEVVQILQVACSDTRINNIFLYVSTAILGVFPLTGIFFSYSLIVSSLMRMSSAAGKYKAFSTCGSHLSVVSLYYGASLGLYLSPAGIHSSQRIPVASVMYTVVTPMLNPFIYSLRNKDVKGALRRLHSRGALCP, from the coding sequence ATGGAAGCAGAAAACCATACCAGAGTATCAGAATTCTTCCTCCGGGGCCTCTCAGATGACCCAGAACTGCAGCCCCTCCTCTTTGGCTTGTTTCTGTTCATGTACCTAGTCACTGTACTAGGAAACCTGCTCATCATCCTGGCCATCCTCTCTGACTCCAACCTCCatacccccatgtacttcttcctctctAACCTGTCCTCTGTTGACATCTGTTTCATTTCCACCACTGTCCCGAAGATGCTGGTAAACATCCAGGCACAGAGCAAAGACATCTCCTACCCTGGATGCCTCACTCAGctgtatttttttatgatttttgctgGAATGGATGGTTTCCTCCTGACCGTGATGGCCTATGACCGGTTTGTGGCCATCTGCCACCCCCTGCACTACACAGTCATTATGAACCCACGACTCTGTGGCCTGCTGGTTCTGGTGTGTTGGCTCATCATTTTCTGGGTCTCCCTGATTCATGTCCTACTGGTGAGGCGGCTGACCTTCTGTACAGGTACGGAAATTCCACATTTCTTCTGTGAAGTGGTTCAGATTCTCCAGGTAGCCTGCTCTGACACCCGTATCAATAATATCTTCTTGTATGTGTCGACTGCCATACTGGGTGTGTTTCCTCTGACTGGGATCTTCTTTTCCTACTCTCTGATCGTCTCCTCTTTAATGAGAATGTCCTCTGCAGCaggaaaatataaagcattttcaACCTGTGGCTCACATCTCTCTGTGGTCTCCTTGTACTATGGGGCAAGCTTGGGGCTCTATCTCAGTCCTGCTGGGATCCATTCTTCCCAGAGAATCCCAGTTGCCTCAGTGATGTACACTGTGGTCAcccccatgctgaaccccttcatctaCAGCCTCAGGAACAAGGATGTGAAGGGGGCCCTGAGAAGACTCCATAGTCGTGGAGCCCTTTGTCCATGA